One Hermetia illucens chromosome 4, iHerIll2.2.curated.20191125, whole genome shotgun sequence DNA segment encodes these proteins:
- the LOC119654928 gene encoding 28 kDa heat- and acid-stable phosphoprotein-like, whose protein sequence is MPRGKYVNHKGRSRNFTSPEELEEEMKKDKEKTSRQQEESEGEDEEASGGSRSGSDSEESDDDNHKAKGVSNLIEIENPNRVAKKSAVKVSKVGSGDKAAKPELSRREREELEKQKAQLLYQKLHAEGKTEQARADLARLAIIKQHRAEAAARREAEKKEKEERKKGGTSNR, encoded by the exons GAAAATATGTCAATCACAAAGGACGGTCACGGAACTTTACTAGCCCCGAAGAACTGGAAGAGGAGATGAAAAAAGATAAGGAGAA AACATCTCGGCAACAGGAAGAATCTGAAGGTGAAGACGAAGAGGCATCCGGTGGTTCAAGATCGGGTAGTGATTCAGAAGAGAGTGATGACGACAACCACAAGGCGAAGGGAGTTTCCAATCTAATAGAAATTGAAAATCCAAATCGTGTTGCAAAAAAATCGGCAGTAAAAGTGTCAAAAGTGGGATCTGGCGATAAAGCCGCGAAACCAGAACTTTCGAGACGCGAACGTGAGGAACTAGAGAAACAGAAGGCGCAACTCCTTTATCAAAAGTTACATGCCGAAGGCAAAACTGAGCAGGCACGTGCTGACTTGGCTCGATTAGCTATAATTAAACAACATCGGGCTGAGGCAGCGGCGCGGCGTGAGGCCgagaagaaggaaaaggaagaaCGGAAAAAAGGTGGGACCAGCAATCGATAG